A single window of Drosophila suzukii chromosome 3, CBGP_Dsuzu_IsoJpt1.0, whole genome shotgun sequence DNA harbors:
- the LOC108006848 gene encoding zinc finger protein 853, which translates to MFLLAAFCLALTAMGGQARPLEPTAQHIVIVTPQAQVHLEPALRYVHGLSPLARVSSPHHHEETIVYVPAGSTAQVVPVVDAVGSGRAGGAPETKQWENTGEIANQIQQVSQQGVEIVSGQLSEAAASAASAGAGFFPSLFPPSGSKKEEQQLLQSLKGDKIELIETPANTQPLIATEARHFYSIPQVYHTPVVDVVHGPLYTWPISAIRARSIQQEPEAELTAAEPALKQTLKAEPEPQALLKEQPLLKEQSLLKEQPQPLLKEQPLEKVSSEQKPIIPDASEQKAEFAGRLLESNAIKQELKGAEIAKEQLKEDCEAAKIQQQEELIKTIQAEPLIKTIQPEPLTKTLPAEAIQAIELQQQPKQQEIQQIIPAQNAEIIADAIVPQA; encoded by the exons ATGTTCCTTCTCGCGGCATTTTGCCTGGCTCTGACGGCGATGGGCGGTCAGGCCAGGCCCCTGGAGCCCACGGCCCAGCACATCGTGATCGTGACCCCGCAGGCGCAGGTTCATCTGGAGCCAGCCCTTCGCTACGTCCACGGACTGTCGCCCCTGGCCCGCGTGTCCTCGCCCCACCACCATGAGGAGACCATCGTTTATGTCCCGGCCGGATCTACTGCCCAGGTGGTGCCAGTGGTGGATGCCGTGGGATCTGGCCGCGCTGGCGGTGCGCCGGAGACCAAGCAGTGGGAGAACACCGGCGAGATTGCCAACCAGATTCAGCAGGTTTCCCAGCAGGGTGTCGAGATCGTGAGCGGTCAGTTGAGCGAGGCGGCGGCATCCGCAGCCTCCGCCGGAGCGGGCTTCTTCCCCTCCCTGTTCCCGCCCAGCGGTTCCAAGAAGGAGGAGCAGCAACTACTGCAGAGTCTGAAGGGCGATAAGATTGAGCTGATCGAAACGCCCGCCAATACGCAGCCTTTGATTGCCACCGAAGCCAGGCACTTCTACAGCATTCCCCAGGTCTATCACACTCCGGTGGTGGATGTGGTCCATGGACCACTCTACACCTGGCCGATTTCCGCCATCCGGGCACGCAGCATCCAGCAGGAACCGGAAGCGGAGTTGACAGCCGCCGAGCCTGCTCTGAAGCAAACCTTGAAGGCTGAGCCGGAACCACAGGCCTTGTTGAAGGAACAGCCCCTGCTGAAAGAGCAGTCCCTGCTGAAGGAGCAGCCACAGCCACTGCTCAAGGAACAGCCCCTGGAGAAGGTGTCTTCGGAGCAGAAGCCCATCATTCCCGATGCCAGTGAGCAGAAGGCTGAATTTGCAGGACGGCTCCTGGAGAGCAATGCCATCAAGCAGGAACTGAAGGGTGCCGAGATTGCCAAGGAGCAGCTAAAGGAGGATTGTGAG GCAGCCAAGATCCAACAGCAGGAGGAGCTGATCAAGACCATTCAGGCCGAGCCGCTGATCAAGACCATCCAGCCTGAGCCACTGACCAAGACCCTGCCCGCTGAGGCCATCCAGGCCATcgagctgcagcagcagccgaAGCAGCAGGAGATCCAGCAGATCATTCCGGCGCAGAACGCCGAGATCATCGCCGATGCCATTGTGCCGCAGGCTTAG
- the LOC108014037 gene encoding uncharacterized protein encodes MQTIYMTLGLGLISTALQAAIIPLTLIKDGVESNQALPMDTEKFGYLEFKPNGSLILRRAPNQSGSNLQNLLMLRGILQALKLNPSKIAETNGETRFEFKIYGDGVEHKFPPILENIIQRIQTYFSVYRYTDTSKPLQRIEPTTSEPSEDSTDVTTLRTEDKEELIVVGEQDAYITVGDDTD; translated from the coding sequence ATGCAGACGATCTATATGACGCTGGGACTGGGGCTGATCTCCACTGCCCTTCAGGCGGCCATTATCCCACTGACCCTGATCAAAGACGGCGTTGAATCGAATCAGGCCCTGCCCATGGATACGGAGAAATTTGGTTATCTGGAGTTCAAGCCCAATGGTTCCCTCATTCTCAGAAGGGCTCCCAACCAGAGTGGCAGCAACCTGCAAAATCTTCTAATGCTACGAGGAATTCTTCAGGCCCTCAAGCTCAATCCCTCAAAGATTGCCGAAACTAATGGCGAAACCCGATTCGAGTTTAAGATCTATGGAGACGGTGTGGAGCACAAGTTTCCGCCCATATTGGAGAATATCATTCAACGCATTCAAACTTACTTTTCGGTCTACCGCTATACGGATACCAGTAAACCCCTGCAGCGTATAGAACCCACTACCAGCGAACCGTCGGAGGATTCTACGGATGTAACTACCCTAAGAACAGAGGACAAAGAAGAACTGATAGTCGTGGGAGAACAGGATGCCTATATTACTGTGGGAGATGATACGGATTAG